One genomic window of Panicum hallii strain FIL2 chromosome 6, PHallii_v3.1, whole genome shotgun sequence includes the following:
- the LOC112897888 gene encoding uncharacterized protein LOC112897888, which translates to MEEIRRRRRPRGSASGGGAGRRRPSSRAAGAALQRKVRELRRLVPGGEEAPAGALLARTADYIARLRARLELLRSLAAVYGLVAAGRADAGAGECMS; encoded by the coding sequence ATGGAGGAGAtcaggcggcggaggcgcccgcggggcagcgcgagcggcggcggcgcggggaggcggcggccgtcgtcgcgcgcggccggcgcggcgctgCAGCGGAAGGTGCGGGAGCTGCGGCGGCTGGTgcccggcggggaggaggcgcCCGCGGGGGCCCTGCTCGCCCGCACCGCCGACTACATCGCCCGGCTCCGGGCCAGGCTCGAGCTCCTCAGGTCGCTCGCGGCCGTCTACGgcctcgtcgccgccggccgtgccgaCGCCGGAGCCGGTGAGTGCATGAGCTGA